TTTCGACATGTCGGCCGGCACAGTGCTGCGGCCGGTCTCTCTGGGAGTCGCGTAACGATGATTTCTGCCGCACTGGAACGGGGTGCCGCAGCCGCGACGGGTCCGGCTCGTCCGGCAGCCGGCGCGCGCGAGTCAGCCGTACTGGGTACGTACCGGCCGGCACCGCCGGTGTTTACGCGGGCGGAAGGCTGCCGCCTGTACGATGCCGAGGGTCATGCATACCTGGATTTCGCGAGCGGAATCGGCGTGAACGCTCTCGGTTACGGGGATGCGGGCATCGCTGCGGCTCTCCAGTCGCAGCTTGCGACGGGCCTGGTGCATACGTCGAACCTCTATCGTACGGAGCCAGCCGAACTGCTTGCGCGCGAGCTCGTGTCGCATTCGTTCGCAGACCGGGTGTTCTTCTCGAATTCCGGCGCCGAGGCGAACGAAGCGGCTTTCAAGTTCGCGCGCAGGTTCGGGCGCGCTACAGGGGGCTCGGCCCGGCACGAGATCGTCGCGCTGCGCGGAGCGTTCCACGGCCGGCTGTTCGGCGCCCTCGCCGCGACGGATCGTCCGGCGATGCAGGAGCCCTTCGAGCCGCTCATGCCCGGGGTGCGGTTCATTGCGCCGGGCAATGTGGCGGAAGCCAGAGCCGCCATCCGCGGGACGACAACGGCTGCGATCATCGTCGAACCGGTCCAGGGCGAAGGCGGCGTCCAGCCGCTCGATGCAGGATATCTGCGTGCGCTGCGCGAGATCGCAGACGAGGCGGATGCGCTCCTCATCTTCGATGAGGTGCAGTGCGGTCTCGGCCGTACGGGCCATCTGTTCGCATATGAAGCGTCGGGTGTAACGCCGGACATCCTGACGCTGGCGAAGCCGCTCGCCGGAGGGCTGCCGATGGGCGCCACGCTCGTCACCGATCGGGTGGCCGCCGTCGTTCGGCCCGGTGACCATGCAACGACGTTTGGCGGCGGGCCCCTCGTGGCCGCGGTCGCCCTTCATGTCGTCCGCCGCCTGGCCGATGAGGATTTCCTCGCCGGTGTGCGCGAGACCGGCGTGTACCTCCAGCGGCGTCTCGACGAGCTGTGCGGCCTGCGCGCTGTCGACCACGTGCGCGGGGCCGGAATGATGTGGGGCGTGCAACTGCGCGAGCCGGCCGCGCCGGTCGTAGCAGCGGCCCTCGAGGCAGGCCTGCTGGTAACGGCGGCGGGCGAAAGGGTGCTGCGTCTGCTGCCGCCGCTCGTGATCGCGCCGCACGAGGTCGACACGGGTGTGAACATTCTGCGCGAGGTATTGCGGTGAGCACTGCGCTTCCGGTCATCGAGCATGTCGTACGGCACGGCCTGGAGCAGGCGCGTGCGAAGCGACCGCTCAGCATCGTCCCGGACGGTTCCGCGCTGTACCTGCGCCGTGCCGAGCCATCGGATGCGCGTGAGATCCACGAGCTGCTCGAGGTGTTCGTTGCACACGGCCAGCTGCTGCCACGCACGCTGCGGCAGGTCTATCGCACGATCCGCGATTACGTCGTCGCCATCGAGGACGGCCGGATCGTCGGGTGTGCCGCACTGCGGATCTATTCCGCGGACGTGGCGGAGGTCGGCGCGCTGGCCGTAGCGGCGGAGAAGCACGGCAGCGGGATCGGCCGCCGGCTGGTGGAGACGCTCGTTCACGATGCGGGCATGCTGGGTCTGCGGCGCGTGTTCGCACTCACGCTGCAGGATGGGTTCTTTCACCGTCTCGGCTTCGAGACGACGGTTGTATCGGAGTTTCCCGAGAAGGTGGCGGCGGACTGCAGCACGTGCGCACGACGCGCCACGTGCGCCGAGATCGCCGTTGCACGCAACGTGACCAACTGACGGCTGAAACAGCAGGAAGAGGAAAGCGAAATGTCCTTCACCATCGTACTGGCGTACTCCGGCGGTCTCGACACGTCCATCATCGTGCCGTGGCTGCGTGAGAACTACGACAACGCGGAGGTCATCTGCGTCGCGGCCGACGTCGGCCAGGGCGAGGAGCTCACCGGCCTCGAGGCACGCGCACTCCGCCAGGGAGCCAGCGCACTCGTGGTCGAGGATCTGCGCGAGGCTTTCGTGCGCGAGTCGATCTGGCCGACACTTCGTGCGGGCGCGATCTACGCGCGCAAGTACCTGCTCGGCACATCGATGGCGCGGCCGATCATCGCGCGCAGCCAGGCGCAGGTCGCGCTGCGCGTCGGCGCCAGCGCGCTGGCGCACGGCTGCACCGGCAAGGGCAACGATCAGGTGCGTTTCGAGCTTTCGTATGCGGCATTCGCCCCCGATCTTCAGGTCATCGCGCCGTGGCGGCACTGGGACATCCGTTCGCGTGAGGACGCCATCAACTACGCCGACGCACGCGGCATCGATGTCCCCGTCACCAAGGCGAAGATCTACTCGCGTGACCGCAACCTGTGGCATGTCTCGCATGAGGGCGGGCCGCTCGAGGACCCGGGCAATGAACCACCGGCCGATGTATTCCAGCTCACGAGCGCGCCGGAGGACGCACCGGATCGTGTGCAGTACGTCGACATCGGGTTCGATGCCGGGTACCCGGTGACGATCGATGGTGAAGTACTGTCGCCCGTCGCGTTGATCGAGATGCTGAACGAGATCGCGGGCGTGCACGGCGTCGGTCGGGCCGACATTGTCGAGGACCGCATGGTGGGCATGAAGTCGCGCGGGATCTATGAGACCCCGGGCGGGACGCTGCTGTACACGGCGCATCGCGAGCTCGAGCAGATCGTTCTGGACCGCCGTACGCTTGCCCTCAAGGATCAGGTCGCGCAGCGTTACGCAGACATCGTCTATGAGGGGCGGTGGTGGTCCACCGAGCGTGAGGCGCTCGACGCGCTCGTGGACCGGACACAGGAGCGCGTCACGGGTAACGTGCGCCTGAAGCTGTACAAGGGCAGCGCCATCGTGGCGTCGCGCACGACTCCGTATCCGCTCTATGACGCAGGTCTGGCATCGTTCGGCGATGACGGTCACTACGACCACGCGGATGCGGCAGGCTTCATCCGGCTGTTCGCGTTGCCGACGCGGGCGGAGGCTATGCAGTCCGCCATGTACGACGCGTCGCGGGCAGGACGGAGTGCTGGTACGCACAACGGTGCGTTGCGTGCAGAGCCGCGGGTTGCGCCGGCGCCACAGCCGTCGCTGAAGACGGCGCGGGTGTCACAGCAGGAAGTCCAGCCTGCGCAGAATGGACAGCACCCGGCGGCCGCCGCGTCACAGTCTCCGCCTGCCGCACAGCGGGTGGTGCAGCATGTGCATCCGGTATCGGTGTAATGGCACAGTCGATCATCGAAACGGGGACACCACCCATCACGCCGCCGACGGAGCATCGCCTCTGGGGAGGCCGCTTCGAGGGCGCGCCGGCGCCTTCGCTGGAGGAGCTGAACCGTTCGCTCGACGTCGATCGGCGCCTCTGGCGCGAGGATATCGAAGGGAGCGTTGCGTGGGTGCAGGCGCTCCTGCGCGCCGGCGTGCTGCAGCCGGCGGAGGCGGGGACGCTCGACGCCGGACTGCGTCGCGTTGCACACCGGCTGGAAGAGCAGTTCCCCGTGGATGCGGGGGACGAGGACATACACACGCTCGTAGAGCGGTTGCTGTACGAGGAAGTCGGCGCGGTAGCGGGCAAGCTGCACACGGGCCGGTCACGCAACGACCAGGTCGCGACGGACGCGCGTCTATGGACGCTGCGCGCGTGCGGGCGCATCGAGCGCGAGCTGCGTGCGGTGCAGCTTGCACTGCTGGAGCAGGCGGCGGATCACGTCGATGTGCTGATGCCGGCCTACACCCACCTGCGCCGCGCGCAGCCGGTACGAGTCGCGCACTGGCTCCTCGCGCACTTCTGGGCACTGCAGCGCGACCGCGACCGGCTCGGCGCCGCAGTGGAGCGCGTCAGTGTGCTGCCACTCGGATCGGGTGCCATCAGCGGGTCCGGGTTCGCCGTCGATCGCACTCTGCTGAAGGAGCTGCTCGGGTTCCGGCACGTGTCGCAGAACTCGATGGACGCAGTCGGCGATCGCGACTGGGTGTGCGAGGTGCTTTTCGTCACGTCCATGGTCGCCACGCACCTGTCGCGGCTCGCGGAGGACCTCATCATCTTCTCCAGCGATGAGTTCCGCTATGTGCACCTGCCGGAGGCGTTCACGACCGGCTCGAGCCTGATGCCGCAGAAACGCAATCCGGACGGCCTCGAACTGGCCCGCGGCATGGCCGCACGCTCGATCGGCGACCTCACCTCCAGTCTCGCGATGCTGAAGGGAACGCCGTCGGGATACAACAAGGACTTCCAGGAGGACAAGCGACTGCTGTTCGGCGCGGTGGACGCGATGGAGATGCTGCTGCCGACAACGCGTGAAACGATTGCCGGGCTCCGCTTCGACACGGACCGGCTGCGCGTCGCCGTGTCGGATGAAGCGCTGCTTGCCACGGATCTGGCTGATGAGCTGGTTCGCCGCGGTCTGCCGTTTCGCGAGTCGCACGCAGCCGTGGGTCGGCTGCTGCGCGCCGCGGACCAGCTTGGCGTGGCTGTGTCGCAGCTCCCCGCGACTGCCTGGGCCGAGGCGCATCCCCTCTTCGTGACACCGCGTCTGCCCGTCGTGTCGCCGGAAACATCGGTGGACGCACGCGCAGCCGACGGCGGCACCGCCCGTCCAGCGGTACTGCGCCAGCTCGTCGCGGCCCGAGACGCCCTGATCTGATCGGAACGGAAGTTGCACCCTCCGGCCCGGAAACGATACCGGAACGTCAATACCCACGGCGCCGTCGGAGCGATAAGGTGAAAAATCCGTTCTCATCCAGGGACCTGTCCGAAGCCACACGTCGTCGCATAGAGCTGGCGATCGCCGTGGCACAGGAGAGGTTGTTGAGCACCCACGTCGATCACGCCTTGCGCCTGATCCAGCTGGTCGGTGAGCAGGTGCCGTTCGAAAACGCACTGGGCATCTACACGCGACTGCTGCGGCTGTCGGACGACGAAGCCCGGGTGATCACAACGCGCGCACTCGCCATTCTGGGCGAGCAGTCGCGCGACATGCCCGTGTACGACGCCGCCGCGATGGAAGCAAACCAGCCGCCGGCCGACAACGAGTCGTCGCGGTCGTTCCTGCGTAACATGCGGCAGCGTCTGCGCGGCCGCGTCAAGGACGACCTCCGCCGGTGGGTGGAGCTGTCGGCGGCGCGTACCGAGGTCGCGATCCTGAACACGCACGTGGAGAACGCGGTCAACTTCGTCGAACTGCTGGAGCCGGAGATGGCGTCGGCCGAGGCGGTCGATCTCTACCTGGACGCTCTCGAGGTGAGAGAGAGCGTCGCGGAAGTCGCGTACTACCTGGTGCTGGCCAGAATCGCCGATGAGGAGTTGCCCGAGGTCCCGAAGAGGGACGGGCCGGGCCGCGGCGATGACGGTCGCAGCGTGCCCCGCACAGCCGCAGGTGTGCGCCTCGAAGGCAGCTGACCGCCTGCACGTCGCGCGCGGCGCTGATTCCGCCTTCCGCAAACAGCAACCGGCCGGCCGCCTGCGCGCGGACCGGCCGGTTTTGCGTGCGGCATGGGCCAATACTACATTCCCGCCGCTGTTGGAAAACTGCTCCCCAGGCACCGAGAAGAATGGCCCGATCTGCCGCTCCTTCCGCCGCCCGCGATGTCGACGCTCTGCGCGACCGGGCAAGAAGTATTCGCCGTCACATAGTGGAGATGCTGCACGAGGCAGCGAGCGGTCACCCGGGCGGCTCGCTGTCGGCTGTGGAGATCGTGACCGCACTCTATTTCGGAGGGGTGCTCCGTCACGATCCGGAAAGACCGGAATGGCCGGACCGTGACCGCTTCGTGCTTTCGAAAGGCCATGGCGTACCGGTGCAGTACGCCGCGCTCGCGCTGGCCGGTTATTTCCCGCTGGACGAGTTGCGCACACTGCGCAAGATCGACAGCCGGCTGCAGGGACATCCGGTGCTCGGCACAGCGCCCGGCATCGAGGCGTCCACGGGCTCGCTCGGACAGGGCCTCTCGATCGGCCTCGGAATGGCCCTCGCGAGCCGACTCGACGACAGCGGTTATCGCGTGTTCGTGCTGCTCGGCGACGGCGAGTGCCAGGAGGGACAGGTCTGGGAGGCGGCGATGGCTGCTGGACACCACCGGCCGGACAACCTCATCGCAATCGTCGACTACAATAAGTTCCAGCTGGATGGCGCGATCGAAGACATCATCGGTCTGGAACCGCTGGCGGCGAAGTGGGAGTCCATGGGGTGGAAGACCCGCGAGATCGACGGCCACGACATGCAGCAGGTCCTCGATGCCCTCGACTGGTCGATGCAGGCAGGCGAGCCCGCGTGCATTATCGCGCACACGGTCAAGGGGAAGGGTGTCAGCTTCATGGAAGGCGAGAACGCGTACCACGGCGTTGCTCCCTCCGATGAGGAGCTGGCTCGCGCACTGGCCGAGCTGCAGGGCGAGGATCCGGAAGAGCAGAATGCGCGCGCGCTCGCGAGCGATCACGTGCTGGAGGAGGCGGAAGCGTCGATCGAGGCATCGAACGGGAAGGGAGGTGCACGGTGAAGCACCTGTATCCCGGGCTCGAGTTCGGTAAGGCGACACGAGATGCCTACGGCGAGGCACTGCGCGATCTGGGTCGCGACCACAGCGAGATCGTCGTGCTCGATGCGGACCTGGCGAAGAGTACGAAGAGCGCGACGTTCGGTGAGGCGTTCCCGGAGCGGTTCTTCAATGTCGGGATCCAGGAGGCGAACCTCGTCGGCATGGCGGGTGGCCTGGCGAGCTGCGGCAAGGTGCCGTTCATCTCGAGCTTCGCGGCCTTCGTCATCCTGAAGGGCTTCGATCAGCTGCGCATGGCCGTATCGTATCCGAAGCTGAACGTGAAGGTAGTCGGCAGCCATGGCGGCATTTCCATCGGCGAGGATGGAGCGAGCCAGCAGTCCGTGGAGGACGTCGCGCTCGCGTGCGCGCTGCCGGACTTCGTCGTGTGCGTTCCGAGCGATGAGCATCAGATGCGTGCGGTCGTGAAGGCTGCGTACGAACACAACGGTCCCGTCTACATCCGGTCGGGTCGGCCGAAGGCGCCGCTCATCTACGACGCGACACCGACGGACTTCGCTTTCGGACGTGCGTCCACGCTTCGTGAAGGTCGTGATCTCACGATCGTCGCCAACGGCCTGCTCGTCGGTGCGGCACTCATCGCTGCCGATCATCTCGCGCAGGACGGCATCGAGACGCGTGTGCTCGACATGGCTTGCGTGAAGCCGCTGGATGAGGACGCCGTGCGTGCCGCTGCCGAGGAGACAGGCGCCATCGTTGTCGCCGAGGAGCACCTGGTTCACGGCGGTCTCGGCGCGCGTGTCGCGCAGGCCGTGTGCACTTCGCATCCTGTGCCGCTCGAGTTCGTGGGGATCAACGACACATACGCGGAGAGCGGGGCTCCCGCCGACGTGATGGAGAAATACGGTCTCACATGGAAAGAGGTGGAGGCCGCCGCGCGTCGTGTCGTCGCCCGGCGCGGGGCCGGTGCTGCACGTTGAGCGGCCGCAGCCGTCAATGAGCGAGCGCGAACAGCAGAAGCGGGCCGCGGCGGAGCGTGCTGTAACGTACGTCGAGTCGGGCATGCGGCTCGGACTCGGCACGGGCTCGACCGCAAAACATGTCCTCGACGTGCTGAGCGAACGGCTGCGCGATGGTACGCTCCGCGACATCGGCGGTGTGCCGACTTCGCGCGCGACAGCCGATTACGCACGCAGCGTCGACATTCCGCTGCTGGATCTCGATGATGTGCAGCGCCTCGACCTGGCGATCGATGGTGCGGATGAGGTGGACCCCCGTCTGGATCTGATCAAGGGTCTCGGTGGAGCGCTGCTCTGGGAAAAGATCGTCGAGAGCGCCGCGGACCGCTTCGTCGTCGTAGTGGATGAATCGAAGCTGGTGCAGCGTCTGGGCGAGAAGGCTCCCGTGCCGGTCGAGGTGGTGCCGTTCGGCTGGCGTTCGCTGCTGCCCCACTTCACGGCTGCAGGTGCGCGGCCGGAGCTTCGGCTGGCCGGCGGCGAGCCACTGCTGACGGATGGTGGACACTACATCGTGGATTGTCACTTCGATGGCGGTATCGAGGATGCCGTCGAGACGGCGGCGCACCTGCGTGCGCGCGCCGGCGTCGTGGAAACGGGCATGTTCATCGGCATGGCGACGGCTGTCGTGGTGGCCGGCGCCGACGTGCGGGTGATGGAACCGGATACTGGCAACAACAGGCGAGGATAAATGAGTCAGAACGTGGAAGCACTGCTCGGCAGTGATGCAAAGACACTGCTCCAGCATACGTGCAAGATTCCGAAGGAACAGCTGCATCTGCCCGGCCCGGATTTCATCGATCGGGTCTGGCAGATCTCCGATCGGCCGGTGCCGGTGCTGCGCAGCCTCCAGAGCATGTTCGATCACGGACGTCTCGGCGGAACCGGCTACCTCTCGATCCTCCCGGTCGACCAGGGTATCGAGCACTCGGCGGGTGCGAGCTTCGCACCGAACCCCGCATACTTCGATCCGGAGAAGATCGTGGAGCTTGCGGTGGAAGGGGGCTGTAATGCGGTCGCTTCGACACTAGGCGTGCTGGGTGCGGTGGCACGCCGCTACGCGCACCGCATCCCGTTCCTCGTCAAGCTGAACCACAACGAGCTGTTGTCCTATCCGAACCAGTATGACCAGGTCTATTTCGGCCAGGTCGAGCAGGCGTTCGACATGGGAGCGGTTGCGGTCGGTGCGACGATCTATTTCGGCTCCGCGGAATCACGGCGCCAGATCCAGGAGACGAGTGAGGCGTTCCGCCTGGCGCACGAGCTCGGCATGGCCACCGTGCTGTGGTGCTACCTGCGCAATCCGGACTTCAAGCAGGGCGGCACCGACTACCACGAGTCGGCCGACCTGACGGGGCAGGCGAATCACCTGGGCGTGACGATCCAGGCCGACATCATCAAGCAGAAGCTCCCGACGAACAACGGCGGATACAACGCGCTCAAGAATTTCGGCAAGACGCACAAGAAGGTGTATTCCGATCTCACGAGCGACCACCCGATCGATCTCGTGCGCTATCAGGTCGCGAACTGCTACATGGGGCGCGCAGGCCTCATCAACTCGGGAGGCGCATCCGGCGCGAACGACGTGGAGGAGGCGGTGCGCACAGCCGTGATCAACAAGCGTGGCGGCGGCATGGGCCTGATCTCCGGCCGCAAGGCGTTCCAGCGTCCGACGTCCGAAGGCGTAGCGCTGCTGAACACGATTCAGGATGTGTATCTGGACGACGGCATCACGGTAGCGTGAGGGCTGCCCAGCACGGTACGCGGCGGCGGGGAGGACAATGACGGTCAGGATATCGCCCTCCATCCTCTCCGCCGATTTCGCCCGGCTGGCCGACGGTGTGGCGGAGGCGGAAGCGGCCGGTGCGGACTGGATACACGTCGACGTGATGGACGGGCATTTCGTCCCGAACATCACGATCGGCGTGCCTGTCGTGGCCGCGCTCCGGCGGGTCACGAAGCTGCCGCTGGACGTCCATCTGATGATCGACCAGCCAGAGCGGTACGTCGATGCGTTCGTGGAGGCGGGCGCCGACTGGCTGACGGTACACCAGGAGGCCAGCGTCCACCTGCATCGCACGGTGGAGCAGATCCGCCACGCAGGGGCCAAACCCGGTGTCTCACTTAACCCGGCCACGCCGGTGGCCGCGCTCACGGAGATCCTGCCCTACGTGGATCTGGTGCTTGTCATGAGCGTGAACCCGGGGTTCGGCGGCCAGCGATACATCCCGACGAGCACAGCCAAGATCGCAAACATCCGGCGCCAGCTGGATGAGCGCGGCCTGTGGCCGATCGAGCTGGAGGTGGATGGCGGTGTCAGCGAACGCAATGCCGGTGAAGTGAGTGCGGCGGGTGCCACCGTGCTCGTTGCGGGCGCGGCCATTTTCAACCCGGCGGCGAGCGTGGCGGACAACATCACGCGTCTGCGCGCCGCCGCAGAGGCGGGGTGAGGCTGGAGGTCCATTCGGCCGGCCGGCCTGCCGGTTGTTCGGGAGGTCGCACGCTGGTAGATTGGTAGACGAAGGTGCAAGACCTTCGACAGCAGCAATGCCGAACGCGCTCGTCGCGCGGCGGGGGAACCGATTTGCACGGGGTGTATCCGGCGTCCGCCGGAGGGAGACTTCCTTCTCCTAACCCGTCAGCTAACCTCGCAGGCGAAAAAAGGAAGTGCGGAGCGCCCGCTCCGCCCTCTCGTGAAGCCAGCGCTTCACAGCGGCTTCATCGCCTGTAATACCCCGTCAGACGCGCGCGCCTCCGGCCGGAGAGGGAGGTGTGATGTGGATCGTATTCTACTGATAAGCGGAGATATGGTCAGCAGCGCGGAGACGCTGCGCCGTCGCGTGCTGCGGTTCACCGGCTCACGTCGGGCGACCCGCATGATCATTGGGCGCATCGAAGCGGCGCGTCGGCTCGGTCAGGTCATGTCGTGCATGGTGCTTCCGCGCGATGTCACGTCGGATGCGGACTATGGTGATGAGCAGGGCTGGGATGTACGTGTCAGCTATGCAGCGGCCGCGGGCCAGGGAGGTCGACGTGCATGATCTGATCGCACAGCAGAACATCGCGCCGCCCGCCGCGCACCGGGTTCTCGCCCTGACGGGTGGCGCTCCGCCGGAGCGGCTTCTCGAGCTTGCCCGGTGCAGCACGCCGCGCGGGGCACGCCTGGAGCTGTTCGCTCTGCACGCGGACGCGGCGGCCCCGGTGGAGGGAGCCGACTCTCTGCTGGGCGGCGCCGTTCGCGTCGAGCAGCCGAGTGTCCGCGAGGTGCTGCGTGCGCTGCACGATACGCGGGCGGATGCCGTGGTCCTCGGCTATCCCGATCATGCGCGTGGTCGCAGCGCATTCACCGACATCGTGGAGCGGGCGACTGCGGCCGCGTCGGTCGACGTCATTGTGTGCGTCGACCGGCATGAGCGGCCGTGGCGCCGGGTGCTGGTCCCCTACCTGTACGGCCCGCTGGACAGCGGCGCCCTCGGCGTCGCCCGTCGGCTCGCGCGGACCGGCGACGCCGAGGTCACCGTCCTTCACGTCGTGGAGCCCGCGGGTGAAGACGACGATGCCGTGCAGCCGCTCCGCACGCGCATCGATGGCTGCAACCTCAAGGTCGTCACCGCAGGCGACCCGGTCAGTGCGGCAGCGGAGGAAGCGCGACGCGGTTACGACCTGATCGTGCTGGGCGGTCGCGATCGCCTGGTGCAGGGCCGGTATTTCACCATGCGTCAGCAGCGCCTGCTGCTGACAACGGACGCGACGCTCGTCATCGTTCACTCCGGCCGGCAGAACTGAGGCAGGCGCCCGCCTGCACGAGCCATTCTTGTTGAGAGCCAGGGGCCCGGCCGCTACATTGTGCGGCGGGCCCGGGTGGCGGAATGGCATACGCAGTCGACTTAAAATCGACGGCCTCAA
The Longimicrobiales bacterium DNA segment above includes these coding regions:
- a CDS encoding acetylornithine/succinylornithine family transaminase, with protein sequence MISAALERGAAAATGPARPAAGARESAVLGTYRPAPPVFTRAEGCRLYDAEGHAYLDFASGIGVNALGYGDAGIAAALQSQLATGLVHTSNLYRTEPAELLARELVSHSFADRVFFSNSGAEANEAAFKFARRFGRATGGSARHEIVALRGAFHGRLFGALAATDRPAMQEPFEPLMPGVRFIAPGNVAEARAAIRGTTTAAIIVEPVQGEGGVQPLDAGYLRALREIADEADALLIFDEVQCGLGRTGHLFAYEASGVTPDILTLAKPLAGGLPMGATLVTDRVAAVVRPGDHATTFGGGPLVAAVALHVVRRLADEDFLAGVRETGVYLQRRLDELCGLRAVDHVRGAGMMWGVQLREPAAPVVAAALEAGLLVTAAGERVLRLLPPLVIAPHEVDTGVNILREVLR
- a CDS encoding N-acetyltransferase, whose product is MSTALPVIEHVVRHGLEQARAKRPLSIVPDGSALYLRRAEPSDAREIHELLEVFVAHGQLLPRTLRQVYRTIRDYVVAIEDGRIVGCAALRIYSADVAEVGALAVAAEKHGSGIGRRLVETLVHDAGMLGLRRVFALTLQDGFFHRLGFETTVVSEFPEKVAADCSTCARRATCAEIAVARNVTN
- a CDS encoding argininosuccinate synthase — translated: MSFTIVLAYSGGLDTSIIVPWLRENYDNAEVICVAADVGQGEELTGLEARALRQGASALVVEDLREAFVRESIWPTLRAGAIYARKYLLGTSMARPIIARSQAQVALRVGASALAHGCTGKGNDQVRFELSYAAFAPDLQVIAPWRHWDIRSREDAINYADARGIDVPVTKAKIYSRDRNLWHVSHEGGPLEDPGNEPPADVFQLTSAPEDAPDRVQYVDIGFDAGYPVTIDGEVLSPVALIEMLNEIAGVHGVGRADIVEDRMVGMKSRGIYETPGGTLLYTAHRELEQIVLDRRTLALKDQVAQRYADIVYEGRWWSTEREALDALVDRTQERVTGNVRLKLYKGSAIVASRTTPYPLYDAGLASFGDDGHYDHADAAGFIRLFALPTRAEAMQSAMYDASRAGRSAGTHNGALRAEPRVAPAPQPSLKTARVSQQEVQPAQNGQHPAAAASQSPPAAQRVVQHVHPVSV
- the argH gene encoding argininosuccinate lyase, producing MAQSIIETGTPPITPPTEHRLWGGRFEGAPAPSLEELNRSLDVDRRLWREDIEGSVAWVQALLRAGVLQPAEAGTLDAGLRRVAHRLEEQFPVDAGDEDIHTLVERLLYEEVGAVAGKLHTGRSRNDQVATDARLWTLRACGRIERELRAVQLALLEQAADHVDVLMPAYTHLRRAQPVRVAHWLLAHFWALQRDRDRLGAAVERVSVLPLGSGAISGSGFAVDRTLLKELLGFRHVSQNSMDAVGDRDWVCEVLFVTSMVATHLSRLAEDLIIFSSDEFRYVHLPEAFTTGSSLMPQKRNPDGLELARGMAARSIGDLTSSLAMLKGTPSGYNKDFQEDKRLLFGAVDAMEMLLPTTRETIAGLRFDTDRLRVAVSDEALLATDLADELVRRGLPFRESHAAVGRLLRAADQLGVAVSQLPATAWAEAHPLFVTPRLPVVSPETSVDARAADGGTARPAVLRQLVAARDALI
- a CDS encoding transketolase, which encodes MARSAAPSAARDVDALRDRARSIRRHIVEMLHEAASGHPGGSLSAVEIVTALYFGGVLRHDPERPEWPDRDRFVLSKGHGVPVQYAALALAGYFPLDELRTLRKIDSRLQGHPVLGTAPGIEASTGSLGQGLSIGLGMALASRLDDSGYRVFVLLGDGECQEGQVWEAAMAAGHHRPDNLIAIVDYNKFQLDGAIEDIIGLEPLAAKWESMGWKTREIDGHDMQQVLDALDWSMQAGEPACIIAHTVKGKGVSFMEGENAYHGVAPSDEELARALAELQGEDPEEQNARALASDHVLEEAEASIEASNGKGGAR
- a CDS encoding transketolase C-terminal domain-containing protein, with product MKHLYPGLEFGKATRDAYGEALRDLGRDHSEIVVLDADLAKSTKSATFGEAFPERFFNVGIQEANLVGMAGGLASCGKVPFISSFAAFVILKGFDQLRMAVSYPKLNVKVVGSHGGISIGEDGASQQSVEDVALACALPDFVVCVPSDEHQMRAVVKAAYEHNGPVYIRSGRPKAPLIYDATPTDFAFGRASTLREGRDLTIVANGLLVGAALIAADHLAQDGIETRVLDMACVKPLDEDAVRAAAEETGAIVVAEEHLVHGGLGARVAQAVCTSHPVPLEFVGINDTYAESGAPADVMEKYGLTWKEVEAAARRVVARRGAGAAR
- the rpiA gene encoding ribose-5-phosphate isomerase RpiA, producing the protein MSEREQQKRAAAERAVTYVESGMRLGLGTGSTAKHVLDVLSERLRDGTLRDIGGVPTSRATADYARSVDIPLLDLDDVQRLDLAIDGADEVDPRLDLIKGLGGALLWEKIVESAADRFVVVVDESKLVQRLGEKAPVPVEVVPFGWRSLLPHFTAAGARPELRLAGGEPLLTDGGHYIVDCHFDGGIEDAVETAAHLRARAGVVETGMFIGMATAVVVAGADVRVMEPDTGNNRRG
- a CDS encoding class I fructose-bisphosphate aldolase; its protein translation is MSQNVEALLGSDAKTLLQHTCKIPKEQLHLPGPDFIDRVWQISDRPVPVLRSLQSMFDHGRLGGTGYLSILPVDQGIEHSAGASFAPNPAYFDPEKIVELAVEGGCNAVASTLGVLGAVARRYAHRIPFLVKLNHNELLSYPNQYDQVYFGQVEQAFDMGAVAVGATIYFGSAESRRQIQETSEAFRLAHELGMATVLWCYLRNPDFKQGGTDYHESADLTGQANHLGVTIQADIIKQKLPTNNGGYNALKNFGKTHKKVYSDLTSDHPIDLVRYQVANCYMGRAGLINSGGASGANDVEEAVRTAVINKRGGGMGLISGRKAFQRPTSEGVALLNTIQDVYLDDGITVA
- the rpe gene encoding ribulose-phosphate 3-epimerase, with the translated sequence MTVRISPSILSADFARLADGVAEAEAAGADWIHVDVMDGHFVPNITIGVPVVAALRRVTKLPLDVHLMIDQPERYVDAFVEAGADWLTVHQEASVHLHRTVEQIRHAGAKPGVSLNPATPVAALTEILPYVDLVLVMSVNPGFGGQRYIPTSTAKIANIRRQLDERGLWPIELEVDGGVSERNAGEVSAAGATVLVAGAAIFNPAASVADNITRLRAAAEAG
- a CDS encoding universal stress protein encodes the protein MHDLIAQQNIAPPAAHRVLALTGGAPPERLLELARCSTPRGARLELFALHADAAAPVEGADSLLGGAVRVEQPSVREVLRALHDTRADAVVLGYPDHARGRSAFTDIVERATAAASVDVIVCVDRHERPWRRVLVPYLYGPLDSGALGVARRLARTGDAEVTVLHVVEPAGEDDDAVQPLRTRIDGCNLKVVTAGDPVSAAAEEARRGYDLIVLGGRDRLVQGRYFTMRQQRLLLTTDATLVIVHSGRQN